The Streptomyces sp. SS1-1 genome has a segment encoding these proteins:
- a CDS encoding VanZ family protein, with amino-acid sequence MLDLVFGRHLMYVVLVILVSAGVLAIVGVALGRHPQRPWEHAAWAASTTAAVCLTLWVKTASTGSTMCVVNKDVMEPFGVAQGWMNLALFVPVGFFGLRAVRRPVPPVLLAVLLSCGIEGVQAVVPAIGRHCDTTDVVANSVGAIAGAGLGFLSVRLSGGRLSSRGERHLRVSAAACAGFAVIACVPAAGVEFRVVDHAEPARAASAEQRAAITDIVHRALGGDVRIVNVSDVTPCGLDGVNETVSAELEPGGAVLMPWPDRSSVGIDVWEHVAAGGVPSGRRIPGAVGPVHDAPAARRAADRYVAARFPGSADEERAAVDREGEGSRTTWTVAYPFHDPRLPAMNVLRVTVDGGGRLLSVHLSATPPGSRQGSRGEKTAAGRGLCP; translated from the coding sequence TTGCTCGATCTCGTCTTCGGACGGCACCTGATGTACGTCGTCCTGGTCATCCTCGTCTCGGCCGGCGTCCTGGCCATCGTCGGAGTCGCCTTGGGCCGGCATCCCCAGCGGCCGTGGGAGCACGCGGCCTGGGCGGCGTCCACGACGGCCGCCGTCTGTCTGACGCTCTGGGTCAAGACGGCTTCCACCGGCTCCACGATGTGCGTCGTCAACAAGGACGTGATGGAGCCTTTCGGAGTGGCCCAGGGGTGGATGAACCTCGCGTTGTTCGTTCCGGTCGGGTTCTTCGGTCTGCGGGCGGTGCGGCGCCCGGTCCCCCCGGTGCTGCTGGCCGTTCTGCTCAGCTGCGGGATCGAGGGGGTCCAGGCCGTCGTTCCGGCGATCGGCCGCCACTGCGACACCACCGACGTGGTCGCCAACTCCGTCGGAGCGATCGCGGGGGCCGGTCTCGGGTTCCTCTCCGTCCGCCTGTCGGGCGGACGCCTGTCCTCCCGGGGCGAGCGCCATCTGCGAGTTTCAGCCGCGGCCTGTGCGGGCTTCGCGGTGATCGCCTGCGTACCGGCGGCCGGCGTCGAGTTCAGAGTCGTCGACCACGCCGAACCGGCCAGAGCCGCGAGCGCCGAACAGCGTGCGGCGATCACCGACATCGTCCACCGGGCGCTGGGCGGTGACGTGAGGATCGTCAACGTGTCGGATGTGACGCCGTGCGGCCTGGACGGGGTGAACGAGACGGTGTCGGCCGAACTGGAGCCCGGCGGAGCGGTGCTCATGCCCTGGCCGGACCGGAGCAGCGTGGGCATCGACGTGTGGGAGCACGTCGCGGCCGGGGGAGTGCCCTCCGGACGCCGGATACCGGGTGCCGTGGGACCGGTGCACGACGCCCCGGCGGCACGGCGGGCCGCGGACCGCTATGTCGCCGCCCGCTTTCCCGGCTCGGCCGACGAGGAGCGGGCGGCGGTGGACCGGGAGGGTGAGGGATCGCGGACGACGTGGACGGTCGCCTATCCGTTCCACGATCCCCGCCTGCCGGCCATGAACGTGCTCCGTGTGACGGTCGACGGCGGCGGCCGACTGCTGTCCGTCCACCTGTCGGCCACACCGCCCGGCTCCCGGCAGGGCTCCAGGGGGGAGAAGACCGCAGCCGGCCGGGGTCTGTGCCC
- a CDS encoding sensor histidine kinase gives MRSATAEEEARGTGGGASVRVGHERPGAAGSAVRWLAGQRGSLRLRLTVVFGLLFFFAAAAVLAATVLLVHRYRQYHPPTQPFLKFDPPLTTQQRAQAWRNWSQLSADARQDAQGDVEWMLKWGALIVTGVGVTATAVGWLVAGRLLRPLSRISRIAERVAGHTLHQRIALHAPPGEVKTLADSFDRMLERLDESFAGQGRFIGNAAHELKTPLVLNRTLVEVAMNRPDAPPQLRRLGESLLTVNTRHERLIDGLLVLARSENDLAERLPADLRPAVEAVLEHAAPDAERGGISLRTDLGPAPLRGDPVLLEHLARNLVDNALRYNRPGGTVHVTTRTVPEGARLTVSNTGPAIDPAEVPTLFQPFRRLTDRIGSAEGSGLGLSIVRAVARVHGGDVHATALSEGGLTVTVTLPGGPHVPSPRRSAPADLHG, from the coding sequence ATGCGCTCTGCGACGGCCGAAGAGGAGGCGCGCGGAACCGGCGGAGGCGCGAGCGTGCGCGTCGGGCACGAGCGACCGGGAGCGGCCGGGTCTGCCGTCCGGTGGCTCGCCGGGCAGCGGGGAAGCCTCCGCCTGCGGCTCACCGTCGTCTTCGGCCTGCTGTTCTTCTTCGCGGCCGCCGCCGTGCTCGCGGCCACCGTGCTTCTCGTCCACCGCTACCGGCAGTACCATCCGCCGACCCAGCCGTTCCTGAAGTTCGATCCGCCGCTGACGACACAGCAGCGCGCTCAGGCGTGGCGGAACTGGAGCCAGCTCTCGGCCGACGCACGGCAGGACGCCCAGGGTGACGTCGAGTGGATGCTGAAGTGGGGCGCCCTGATCGTCACGGGCGTCGGGGTCACCGCCACGGCCGTCGGCTGGCTGGTGGCCGGGCGCCTGCTGCGTCCGCTCAGCCGCATCAGCCGTATCGCAGAACGCGTGGCGGGACACACCCTGCACCAGCGGATCGCCCTGCACGCTCCGCCGGGCGAGGTCAAGACGCTCGCCGACTCCTTCGACCGCATGCTGGAGCGCCTGGACGAGTCCTTCGCGGGCCAGGGCCGCTTCATCGGCAACGCCGCCCATGAGCTCAAGACCCCGCTGGTCCTCAACCGCACGCTGGTCGAGGTGGCGATGAACCGCCCCGACGCCCCACCGCAACTACGCCGTCTGGGTGAGAGCCTGCTGACGGTCAACACCCGCCACGAACGGCTCATCGACGGCCTGCTCGTCCTGGCCCGCTCCGAGAACGACCTGGCGGAACGGCTGCCCGCCGATCTGCGCCCGGCCGTCGAAGCCGTGCTGGAGCACGCCGCGCCCGATGCCGAACGCGGCGGGATCAGCCTCCGCACGGACCTCGGTCCCGCTCCGCTGCGCGGCGATCCGGTCCTGCTGGAGCATCTGGCGCGCAACCTCGTGGACAACGCCCTGCGCTACAACCGGCCGGGCGGCACCGTGCACGTGACGACCCGCACGGTCCCGGAGGGCGCGCGGCTCACCGTCTCGAACACCGGGCCCGCCATCGACCCGGCCGAGGTCCCCACGCTGTTCCAGCCCTTCCGCAGGCTCACCGACCGGATCGGTTCCGCCGAGGGGAGCGGTCTGGGCCTGTCGATCGTGCGGGCCGTGGCCCGGGTCCACGGCGGTGACGTCCACGCCACGGCCCTGTCCGAAGGCGGCCTCACCGTCACCGTCACCCTGCCCGGCGGTCCGCACGTGCCGTCACCGCGCCGCAGCGCGCCAGCCGACCTGCACGGCTGA